The Chitinophaga flava genome has a segment encoding these proteins:
- a CDS encoding fumarylacetoacetate hydrolase family protein — protein MKIICVGRNYADHAKELKNEVPTEPVLFMKPKNALLQNGHPFYYPEFTTNLHYECELVLRVSKNGKHIQEKFADKYYDKISVGIDFTARDLQDKQKAKGLPWEIAKAFDNSALVGNFIPITPEMDKKDINFCLYKNKTLAQQGNTKDLLFSFDFLVSYISRFFTLNIGDLIFTGTPAGVGPTVIGDSFEAFIENDSLLEFTVK, from the coding sequence ATGAAAATTATTTGCGTAGGCAGGAACTATGCTGACCATGCCAAAGAACTGAAGAACGAAGTACCTACTGAGCCGGTGCTGTTCATGAAACCTAAGAATGCACTGTTGCAGAATGGCCATCCTTTTTATTACCCGGAGTTTACCACCAATCTGCATTATGAATGTGAACTGGTGCTGCGCGTAAGCAAAAATGGCAAACATATTCAGGAGAAATTTGCAGACAAATACTACGATAAAATTTCTGTAGGCATAGATTTCACTGCCCGTGATCTGCAGGACAAACAGAAAGCCAAAGGTTTACCCTGGGAGATAGCCAAAGCCTTTGATAACTCAGCATTGGTCGGTAATTTCATTCCTATTACGCCGGAAATGGATAAAAAAGATATTAATTTCTGTTTATATAAGAATAAAACGCTGGCACAGCAAGGGAATACCAAAGACCTCCTTTTTTCCTTTGATTTCCTCGTTTCCTATATTTCACGTTTTTTTACCCTCAACATCGGCGACCTGATTTTCACCGGTACCCCGGCAGGGGTAGGTCCTACCGTTATCGGCGATTCTTTCGAAGCTTTTATCGAAAACGACAGCCTGCTGGAGTTTACCGTAAAATAA
- a CDS encoding MarR family winged helix-turn-helix transcriptional regulator, producing the protein MADTFVNNPSFFKLDATLKKLRNYWQKMFDAQQMDITVDQWLLVENLYKHKKTTHNELARNTSKDITTVSRIIELLVKKGLVKREADTYDRRKIYLQLTPEGAEKYKQVKPLVYEMRKTGWKSLTEADYAELTRILDTIYNNIPGKV; encoded by the coding sequence ATGGCTGATACTTTTGTCAACAATCCCTCTTTTTTTAAGCTGGATGCTACCCTGAAAAAACTGCGCAACTACTGGCAGAAAATGTTTGATGCCCAGCAGATGGATATCACGGTAGACCAGTGGTTGCTGGTGGAAAATCTGTACAAGCACAAAAAAACAACCCACAACGAGCTGGCCCGTAATACCTCCAAGGATATCACGACGGTTTCCCGCATTATTGAATTACTGGTAAAAAAGGGGCTGGTAAAAAGGGAGGCTGATACCTATGACCGCAGGAAGATATACCTCCAACTCACGCCGGAAGGTGCAGAGAAATACAAACAGGTTAAACCACTGGTATATGAAATGCGCAAAACAGGCTGGAAGTCGCTGACAGAAGCCGACTATGCAGAGCTCACCAGGATACTGGATACGATCTACAATAATATTCCCGGAAAGGTATAA
- a CDS encoding alpha-ketoacid dehydrogenase subunit alpha/beta, with protein sequence MFKDSTSVSTLKAGASGQDEKRSELAELLSAYRLMCQAGHMAATYEANRPICKYVHSTSRGHEAIQIATGMQLRPWDFVSPYYRDESMLLAMGFEPYELMLQLLAKADDPFSGGRSYYSHPSSRRTDKPQIPHQSSATGMQVIPTTGMAQGVQYLETIGSDLLKTGPDGELPVVVCSLGDGSVTEGEVSEALQFAVLKQLPVIYLVQDNDWGISVTAAEARAMDAYEYAAGFKGLERMQVDGSDFTASYAAMETAIGYVRQERKPILVQAKVPLLGHHTSGVRKEWYRTPEDLEKHAANDPVPQLRALLLKHGVAETDLQIIERTAIEDIEAAFAAAVNAAEPAPETVKEHVFAPTAVTQEAGTRTPANGNKVVMVDAALHAVEEIMQQYPEAIFFGQDVGKRLGGVFREAATLGDKFGDHRVYNTAIQEAYIIGSTAGLSATGVKPIVEVQFADYIYPGFNQLVTEISKSCYLSRGKYPVQTLIRVPIGAYGGGGPYHSGSVESTLLSIKGIKVVYPSNAADMKGLLKAAFLDPNPVVMLEHKGLYWSKVPGTQDAMTIEPAADYVLPLGKANVVLQAHPKDVQQGNSLCIITYGMGVYWAKAAARAFPGNVEIVDLRTLFPLDEELVFNTVKRHGKCLLLTEEQLNNSFTQALAGRIQKACFKELDAPVYMLGALDLPAVALNMGLEVAMLPNATKVEAMIKELLSY encoded by the coding sequence GTGTTTAAAGATAGTACAAGCGTTTCAACTTTAAAAGCTGGGGCCTCTGGCCAGGATGAGAAGAGGAGCGAGCTGGCGGAATTATTGTCTGCCTACCGGTTGATGTGTCAGGCCGGCCATATGGCAGCCACCTACGAGGCCAACCGGCCTATATGTAAATACGTACATTCTACTTCCCGCGGTCATGAAGCCATACAGATCGCTACGGGCATGCAGTTGCGGCCCTGGGATTTTGTAAGTCCCTACTACCGCGACGAGAGCATGCTGCTGGCTATGGGCTTTGAGCCCTATGAGCTGATGCTGCAGCTGCTGGCCAAAGCAGACGATCCCTTTTCCGGCGGACGTTCCTATTACAGCCACCCCAGCAGCCGTCGGACAGACAAACCACAGATACCTCATCAAAGCAGCGCTACCGGCATGCAGGTGATACCTACCACCGGTATGGCGCAGGGCGTGCAATATCTGGAAACCATCGGTTCTGACCTCCTGAAGACAGGCCCCGACGGGGAACTGCCGGTAGTTGTCTGTTCTTTGGGCGATGGCAGCGTAACGGAAGGAGAAGTGAGTGAAGCACTGCAATTTGCGGTACTCAAACAACTGCCTGTTATTTACCTGGTACAGGACAATGACTGGGGTATTTCTGTTACAGCAGCAGAGGCCCGTGCCATGGACGCCTATGAATATGCTGCCGGTTTTAAAGGGCTGGAACGTATGCAGGTAGATGGCAGTGACTTCACCGCCAGTTATGCCGCCATGGAAACGGCCATCGGGTATGTACGGCAGGAACGCAAGCCGATCCTGGTGCAGGCCAAAGTGCCGCTGCTGGGGCATCATACCTCCGGCGTGCGTAAGGAATGGTACCGTACACCTGAAGACCTGGAGAAACATGCTGCCAACGACCCCGTGCCCCAACTGCGGGCTTTACTGCTGAAACATGGTGTGGCAGAAACCGATCTGCAGATAATAGAACGTACTGCTATAGAAGATATTGAAGCTGCTTTTGCTGCAGCGGTAAATGCAGCAGAACCGGCGCCGGAAACCGTGAAAGAACATGTGTTTGCACCGACAGCCGTTACACAGGAAGCCGGTACCCGTACCCCTGCCAATGGCAACAAGGTGGTGATGGTAGATGCAGCACTCCACGCTGTGGAAGAAATCATGCAGCAATACCCTGAAGCCATCTTTTTTGGTCAGGACGTGGGTAAAAGGCTGGGGGGCGTATTCCGTGAAGCGGCCACCCTCGGCGATAAATTCGGGGACCACCGGGTATACAATACTGCCATCCAGGAAGCCTATATCATTGGTTCTACCGCAGGACTGTCTGCTACCGGTGTAAAACCTATCGTGGAAGTACAGTTTGCTGATTATATTTATCCGGGCTTTAACCAGCTGGTAACCGAGATCTCCAAGTCCTGTTACCTGAGCCGTGGCAAATACCCGGTACAGACCCTGATCCGGGTGCCGATAGGCGCTTATGGTGGAGGAGGTCCTTATCACTCCGGCAGCGTAGAATCCACGCTGTTGAGCATCAAAGGCATCAAAGTGGTGTATCCTTCCAATGCCGCCGATATGAAAGGTTTGCTGAAAGCGGCGTTCCTGGACCCGAATCCGGTGGTGATGCTGGAACATAAAGGGCTGTACTGGAGCAAAGTACCTGGTACCCAGGATGCGATGACCATTGAGCCGGCAGCAGATTACGTACTGCCGCTGGGCAAGGCCAATGTGGTCTTACAGGCACATCCTAAAGATGTACAGCAGGGCAATTCCCTGTGTATCATCACCTACGGTATGGGCGTATACTGGGCAAAAGCTGCTGCCCGTGCCTTCCCGGGCAATGTAGAGATAGTAGATCTGCGTACGCTGTTCCCGCTGGATGAAGAACTGGTATTCAATACCGTTAAGAGGCATGGAAAATGCCTGCTGCTGACGGAAGAACAATTAAATAACTCCTTTACCCAGGCACTGGCCGGCCGTATACAAAAAGCCTGCTTTAAAGAGCTGGATGCACCGGTGTATATGCTGGGGGCACTGGACCTGCCCGCCGTAGCACTGAACATGGGGCTGGAAGTTGCCATGCTCCCCAATGCGACCAAGGTGGAAGCCATGATAAAAGAACTGTTGTCCTACTGA
- a CDS encoding SusC/RagA family TonB-linked outer membrane protein, giving the protein MKKKLTFLLRVSLQSSFLLLLSLLAFSQGKKITGKVFDARDNTPLPGVSVQVKGTSVGTQSGADGSFTLNVPGNNSTLIFSFIGYTPTEKLVGNATTVNAALATDVKSLQDVVVIGYGTQKRSDVTGSVTSVRAAALQERPAASINQALSGRMPGVQVSTNSGRPGGQTKIRIRGFSSINTTNNPLYVVDGVALPIGNQTQNSNAIDFINPSDIESIEVLKDASSTAIYGARGANGVVLVTTKKGTATGGRVTYDNYFGLNTPGPNRVEMLNAREYLNLETLGWKNAQIYDKAGWDNGNYVNSNPALKRTDPRLFDKDGNPLYDTDWFKESIQHKLSQSHQLGFTGGNADSQYGLFLGYLDDNGLLLNSYLKRYSARFTIDTKVKEWLRVGGSLSYNNQQENLVDIGTGGLNSVRMITEALPFLPVKFADGSWANNKLYPGAEGGSNPVQLLTDRKYLLNTQTTLGNAYANISIAKGLELRSVLGANIVTRGRNEWNGRSLLDISASQKGIAILANDRESFWSFENYLTYNKRFGTDHSFTGMVGMGASENNFFGFNARGENYSTDYFETNNLGAGSVIPASGVGSNRTRFSFFSYFTRLNYSYKDRYLLTFTGRRDGSSRFGNVKYANFPSAALAWRVSEEPFLKGNNVLSNLKLRTSYGVTGNSEIPPYQSLATLSASGTYAAVIGGAKVQGVGTGRLANPDLVWEKTAQADFGAEIGLLKNRINLEADIYYRKTTNMLLDAPVPTTSGYNTIRKNIGSMENKGLELALNALVIDGKDFSWNATFNISFNRNKILSLATPADIFGVGGPNFTNQTNILRVGESVGSFWGLVREGTWSEAERAEAAKFQSYRGGNTMLPGDIKYRDVNGDHIINDADRMIIGNGNPKGWGGFINSFKYKNFDLTLELQYMYGNDVLNMSHHSGEDRISIANSFKSVLNYWTPTNQNTPIAAPRPVAAGYVTNVDTRWVEDGSFLRGKNLLIGYTFSPEMVQKMRLSRLRIWASTQNFFLKTKFSGNDPEVSTYGDAFAQGQTFFDYPKPTTYQLGLNVAF; this is encoded by the coding sequence ATGAAGAAAAAACTGACATTCCTGTTGCGCGTGAGCCTGCAGAGCAGCTTCCTCCTGCTGCTGTCGCTGCTGGCTTTCTCCCAGGGAAAAAAGATCACCGGTAAGGTGTTTGATGCACGGGACAACACACCACTACCCGGTGTATCTGTGCAGGTAAAAGGTACCTCCGTTGGCACACAGTCCGGCGCCGACGGCAGCTTCACCCTCAATGTACCCGGTAATAACAGCACCCTCATATTTTCTTTCATTGGTTATACACCCACCGAAAAACTGGTAGGCAACGCTACCACCGTCAACGCCGCCCTCGCCACGGATGTAAAATCACTGCAGGACGTAGTAGTAATCGGTTACGGTACACAAAAAAGATCAGATGTGACCGGCTCCGTTACCTCGGTAAGAGCAGCCGCCCTCCAGGAACGCCCCGCAGCTTCTATCAACCAGGCACTGAGCGGACGCATGCCCGGTGTGCAGGTAAGCACCAACTCCGGCCGTCCCGGTGGTCAAACTAAAATCCGCATCCGCGGCTTCAGTTCCATCAACACCACCAACAACCCGCTGTATGTGGTAGACGGAGTTGCACTGCCAATAGGTAACCAGACACAGAACAGTAATGCCATCGACTTCATCAACCCCAGTGACATCGAATCCATCGAAGTGCTGAAAGATGCTTCCTCCACCGCTATCTATGGTGCCCGTGGCGCCAACGGTGTAGTACTGGTGACCACCAAAAAAGGTACTGCCACCGGTGGCCGCGTAACATACGACAACTATTTCGGCCTCAACACGCCCGGCCCTAACCGCGTGGAAATGCTCAACGCCAGAGAATACCTGAACCTGGAAACACTCGGCTGGAAAAACGCTCAGATATACGATAAAGCCGGCTGGGACAACGGCAACTACGTAAACAGCAACCCTGCCCTGAAAAGGACCGATCCCCGCCTGTTTGATAAAGACGGTAATCCACTGTATGATACCGACTGGTTCAAGGAATCTATCCAGCATAAACTCTCACAGAGCCATCAGCTGGGCTTTACAGGTGGTAACGCCGATAGTCAGTATGGCCTCTTCCTGGGATACCTCGATGATAACGGTCTGCTGCTGAACTCTTATCTGAAACGTTACTCTGCCCGCTTCACCATCGATACTAAAGTGAAAGAATGGCTGAGAGTCGGTGGCTCCCTCAGTTACAACAACCAACAGGAGAATCTGGTGGACATCGGTACCGGCGGTCTTAACTCCGTGCGTATGATCACTGAAGCTTTACCTTTCCTGCCCGTGAAATTTGCAGACGGCTCCTGGGCCAACAACAAACTGTACCCCGGTGCAGAAGGTGGCTCTAACCCCGTACAGCTCCTGACAGATAGAAAATATCTCCTCAACACACAAACGACTTTGGGTAATGCCTACGCTAATATCAGCATTGCCAAAGGCCTGGAACTGCGCAGCGTATTGGGCGCCAACATCGTTACCCGCGGCCGCAACGAATGGAATGGCCGCTCTCTGCTGGATATCTCTGCTTCCCAGAAAGGTATTGCCATCCTAGCCAATGACCGCGAATCATTCTGGTCATTCGAAAACTACCTGACCTATAATAAACGTTTTGGTACTGACCACTCCTTCACTGGTATGGTTGGTATGGGCGCCTCTGAAAACAACTTTTTTGGCTTTAATGCAAGGGGAGAGAACTATTCCACAGACTACTTTGAAACCAATAACCTGGGAGCCGGTTCTGTGATACCTGCCAGTGGCGTAGGTTCCAACCGTACCCGGTTTTCATTCTTCTCTTATTTCACCAGGCTTAACTATAGCTACAAAGACCGTTACCTCCTGACCTTCACCGGTCGCCGCGATGGTTCTTCCCGTTTCGGTAACGTGAAATACGCCAATTTCCCTTCTGCAGCACTTGCCTGGAGGGTATCCGAAGAACCTTTCCTGAAAGGCAACAATGTCTTGTCTAATCTGAAGCTGCGTACCAGCTACGGTGTGACCGGTAACTCTGAAATACCTCCTTATCAGTCACTCGCTACGTTGTCTGCCAGCGGCACCTACGCAGCCGTGATTGGTGGTGCCAAAGTGCAGGGGGTGGGAACCGGCAGACTGGCTAATCCGGACCTGGTATGGGAAAAGACCGCACAGGCCGACTTCGGCGCTGAGATCGGTCTGTTGAAAAACAGGATCAATCTGGAAGCAGATATTTACTATCGTAAAACCACCAACATGCTGCTGGATGCGCCCGTACCCACTACCAGCGGGTATAATACCATCCGGAAAAATATCGGCTCTATGGAAAACAAAGGGCTGGAACTGGCACTGAATGCACTGGTGATCGACGGTAAAGATTTCAGCTGGAACGCTACTTTCAATATCTCCTTCAATCGTAACAAAATCCTGTCACTCGCTACACCTGCAGACATCTTCGGTGTGGGCGGACCTAACTTCACCAACCAGACCAACATTCTGCGTGTAGGCGAGTCCGTTGGTTCCTTCTGGGGACTGGTAAGAGAAGGTACCTGGAGCGAAGCGGAAAGAGCAGAAGCTGCCAAATTCCAGAGCTACCGCGGTGGCAACACCATGCTGCCCGGTGATATCAAATACCGCGACGTCAACGGAGACCACATCATCAATGACGCCGACCGCATGATCATCGGTAACGGTAACCCCAAAGGCTGGGGAGGTTTCATCAACAGCTTCAAATACAAAAACTTCGACCTGACGCTGGAGCTGCAATACATGTACGGCAATGATGTGCTGAACATGTCCCACCACTCCGGAGAAGACCGTATCAGCATCGCCAACAGCTTTAAATCCGTGCTGAACTACTGGACTCCTACCAACCAGAACACACCGATTGCCGCACCTCGTCCGGTAGCTGCCGGTTATGTGACCAACGTAGATACCCGCTGGGTAGAAGACGGCTCCTTCCTCCGTGGCAAAAACCTGTTGATCGGTTATACCTTCAGTCCTGAAATGGTACAGAAGATGCGTCTCAGCCGCCTGCGTATCTGGGCTTCTACACAGAACTTCTTCCTGAAGACAAAATTCAGCGGCAACGATCCGGAAGTAAGTACCTATGGTGACGCATTTGCACAGGGACAGACCTTCTTCGACTATCCCAAACCAACTACCTATCAGCTGGGATTAAACGTGGCGTTCTAA
- a CDS encoding RagB/SusD family nutrient uptake outer membrane protein: MKKNIINKTIQLALCGAMLMGAGSGCKKFLEEQDPSNLGPDSYFTLPEHADAAVYAAYARLRFIGEGAGIFTNNYVLLDAPTGTVITKTAQNSDLNNLLGLVYDGDNLQIGNWWKGLYREIAQTNLVLDNVPKINPMDETARKKVLGEARFLRAMAYFYAVRMWGDVPLILKSQTPQSSDFSPSRTSAEQVYNTIVDDLKTAEAAGLPWKDNTGRASTAAVKALLAKVYLTMAGFPLNKGQAYYKLAADKSKEVIDYANAHTSDIGLFTNYDDLHSVANNNRLEHLFEVQYLSGVEENPLQTVMLPNNSQPDISAKGSGQGTEVPSPSFYDSYKKFEPTDKRTDQQQFFYTYYFFKGSGDTIKLGVPYIYKHFDVTCHGTSGKPGTGVSSLNVPLIRYAEVLLMYAEAQNRADGTPNADAYTALNAIRQRANLPVKAGLSQSDFEQAVWRERWHELCYEGVIWFDMLRLRKVYNEDTNGFDDFVGHALKTNGAVLAKKHLLYPLPVFEMKNNPNLKPQNEGY, encoded by the coding sequence ATGAAGAAAAATATCATTAATAAAACAATACAGCTGGCGCTCTGCGGCGCTATGCTGATGGGTGCGGGCAGCGGCTGTAAAAAATTCCTGGAAGAACAGGATCCTTCCAACCTGGGCCCTGACAGCTATTTTACTTTGCCTGAACATGCCGATGCTGCTGTTTATGCGGCCTATGCCCGTCTGCGGTTTATAGGAGAAGGCGCCGGTATCTTTACCAACAACTATGTGCTGCTGGATGCGCCTACCGGAACGGTAATCACTAAAACAGCGCAGAACTCCGACCTGAATAACCTGTTGGGACTGGTGTATGATGGTGATAACCTGCAGATCGGCAACTGGTGGAAAGGGTTGTATAGAGAGATTGCACAAACCAACCTGGTGCTGGATAATGTGCCGAAAATTAATCCCATGGATGAAACAGCCCGCAAAAAAGTATTGGGTGAAGCCCGTTTTCTGCGCGCCATGGCTTATTTCTATGCTGTAAGGATGTGGGGTGATGTGCCTTTGATCCTGAAATCACAGACACCACAATCTTCTGATTTCTCACCCAGCCGTACCAGTGCTGAACAGGTATACAACACTATCGTAGACGACCTGAAGACTGCAGAAGCAGCCGGCTTGCCCTGGAAAGACAACACCGGTCGTGCCAGCACTGCGGCTGTTAAAGCGCTGCTTGCCAAAGTATACCTCACCATGGCTGGCTTTCCGCTCAACAAAGGACAGGCTTACTACAAACTGGCTGCAGACAAATCCAAGGAAGTGATTGACTATGCCAATGCGCATACCAGCGACATCGGTCTGTTTACCAACTACGACGATCTGCACTCCGTGGCCAATAACAACAGGCTGGAACACCTGTTTGAAGTACAGTACCTGAGCGGTGTGGAAGAAAATCCGCTGCAAACGGTAATGTTACCTAACAACTCCCAGCCGGATATTTCTGCCAAAGGCAGTGGCCAGGGAACAGAGGTGCCTTCTCCTTCTTTTTATGATTCCTATAAAAAGTTTGAGCCTACTGACAAACGCACCGACCAGCAACAGTTCTTTTATACTTATTATTTCTTCAAAGGAAGTGGAGATACGATCAAACTGGGCGTACCATACATCTACAAACACTTTGATGTAACCTGTCATGGTACTTCCGGCAAACCTGGTACTGGTGTTAGCAGTCTGAATGTGCCTTTGATCCGTTATGCAGAAGTATTGCTGATGTATGCAGAAGCACAGAACAGAGCAGACGGAACTCCTAACGCAGACGCATATACGGCATTAAACGCTATCCGTCAGCGTGCCAACCTGCCTGTTAAAGCTGGTTTGAGCCAGAGCGATTTTGAACAGGCCGTATGGCGTGAGCGCTGGCATGAGCTCTGTTATGAAGGTGTGATCTGGTTTGACATGCTGCGCCTGCGCAAAGTATACAACGAAGACACCAATGGCTTCGACGACTTCGTAGGGCATGCACTTAAAACCAATGGCGCTGTACTGGCTAAAAAACATCTCCTGTATCCGCTGCCTGTATTTGAAATGAAAAATAACCCGAACCTGAAACCTCAGAATGAAGGGTACTAA
- a CDS encoding RNA polymerase sigma-70 factor: MDQGIINELFKNITANNDQTAFKAFYNHFFIKLLRFSFSLTRSKEVAEEITNDVFMHCWQKRQSLTDIKNPQVYLFVVAKNKAIDHMRKQATTRQVAITADDKLEIAFESDPEQLMISAEMIRKMEYTIEQLPPKCKMVYILVKQYGLRYKEVATVLNLSVKTVENQLAIAMKRLTTAVNFTLEKA, translated from the coding sequence ATGGATCAGGGTATAATCAATGAATTATTTAAAAACATCACAGCGAACAATGATCAGACGGCCTTTAAAGCTTTCTACAATCATTTCTTCATAAAACTGCTGCGTTTTTCCTTCTCGCTCACCCGTTCCAAAGAAGTGGCAGAAGAAATTACGAACGATGTTTTTATGCATTGCTGGCAAAAAAGACAATCACTAACGGACATTAAAAATCCGCAGGTATATCTTTTTGTCGTAGCCAAAAACAAAGCAATTGATCATATGCGTAAACAAGCTACTACCAGACAGGTAGCCATTACTGCAGATGACAAACTGGAAATTGCTTTTGAAAGTGATCCGGAGCAACTGATGATCTCCGCTGAAATGATCCGCAAAATGGAATATACCATCGAACAACTTCCACCAAAATGTAAAATGGTGTACATCCTGGTTAAACAATACGGACTCCGTTACAAGGAAGTAGCTACTGTACTTAACCTCTCTGTCAAAACTGTTGAAAACCAGCTGGCCATTGCCATGAAACGCCTTACCACAGCGGTTAACTTCACATTAGAAAAAGCATAA
- a CDS encoding FecR family protein has protein sequence MARKVSGEATTAELKELEMLLMQFPELQYAFTIVEDIDGVGPVNGFTAEEEARLASEGLDRMNLFLQQEQERTVVKRMSPWKIWTGIAASIAVLISVWAIWPVTPGKQAFRNEVVTKTGSKTSVVLPDGTTVVLNACSRLQYDATRFLNGDREVGLTGEAYFDVKHDPAHPFIIQTGHVNIRVLGTVFNVKAYAEDTRVETTLLSGKVEVSFPEGKTTEGRKTVQLQPEQKLIIETEQDKPTRVNKKTNFSITPVKNIITMAGDDPAAEKPTTAWVNDRFDFDNVTFEQLSHDLERWYNVTLQFKNDRYKQEVFTGAFRKQGIEDVLQALQLMSGFHYEMNTKENVIYIW, from the coding sequence ATGGCCAGGAAGGTATCCGGAGAGGCCACCACAGCGGAATTGAAAGAGCTTGAAATGTTGCTCATGCAGTTCCCTGAATTACAATATGCATTTACCATTGTAGAGGATATAGATGGCGTGGGGCCTGTGAACGGGTTTACTGCTGAAGAGGAAGCCCGGCTGGCCAGCGAAGGACTTGACCGCATGAACCTGTTTCTGCAGCAGGAACAGGAGCGTACTGTTGTAAAACGTATGTCTCCCTGGAAGATATGGACAGGCATTGCCGCCAGTATTGCTGTGCTGATCTCGGTTTGGGCCATATGGCCGGTGACACCTGGTAAACAGGCTTTCCGGAATGAAGTGGTTACCAAAACAGGTTCCAAAACCAGTGTGGTACTGCCGGATGGCACCACTGTGGTGTTGAATGCATGCAGCCGTTTACAATACGATGCTACCCGCTTCCTGAATGGAGATAGGGAAGTAGGGCTTACCGGAGAAGCTTATTTCGATGTAAAACATGATCCTGCACATCCTTTTATTATCCAGACAGGTCATGTGAATATACGGGTATTAGGTACTGTATTTAATGTAAAAGCCTATGCCGAAGATACAAGAGTAGAAACAACGCTCCTGAGCGGGAAAGTAGAAGTCAGCTTCCCCGAAGGGAAAACAACAGAAGGCCGCAAAACTGTACAACTGCAGCCCGAACAGAAGCTTATTATCGAAACAGAACAGGACAAACCAACAAGAGTCAATAAAAAAACCAACTTTAGCATTACGCCGGTAAAGAATATCATCACGATGGCAGGTGATGATCCGGCAGCGGAAAAGCCAACAACAGCCTGGGTAAATGACCGCTTTGATTTTGATAATGTAACATTTGAACAACTGTCGCACGATCTGGAACGCTGGTACAATGTGACCTTGCAGTTTAAGAATGACCGTTACAAACAGGAAGTATTTACGGGTGCTTTCCGCAAACAGGGCATTGAAGATGTGCTACAGGCTTTACAATTAATGTCGGGCTTTCATTATGAAATGAATACGAAGGAAAATGTTATCTATATATGGTAA